From a single Alkalibacter saccharofermentans DSM 14828 genomic region:
- a CDS encoding methylenetetrahydrofolate reductase C-terminal domain-containing protein, with product MANKKLSYKDAVLSKEHFSVTWELVPGRGSTEPAQDQVIETAKLAVDDPRINAFTITENPSGKPAILPYPLAKQILDETGGETLIHFTCKDKNRNEIESQLHAMNRSGLKNLLIMTGDYTTEGYAGRPKPVFDIDAVHTLKMIKKMNQGYEIPVRKGTKKLNETDYFTGAVVSPFKSTEPEQMAQYYKMHQKVDNGASYLITQLGYDARKFDELRRYADRYELGVPLIGNIFVLSLPVAKMMNKNLIPGCVVTDKMIRDMEDEKGKYPDNKKRQLLRAAKLYAVLKGLKYDGATIAGHGMSYDDLCWILDKGEELLLDWQEIAKEFDYPMDNGFYYFEKDPATGLNTDVPVDRSKTGHKRNSLFDRMFGLVHKLVFKESALFYPMVKFFAKKIDKNFLNKPFTWFEYYTKTFTNECRFCGDCVMHEIGFQCPMSKCPKSQRNGACGGGRDGWCEVYPGKQKCIYVVMYEKLKAHEKEYTMKLRYAPPCNWDLYKTSSWLNFFNERDYNYRKDE from the coding sequence ATGGCCAATAAAAAGCTTTCTTACAAAGATGCGGTTTTAAGCAAGGAGCATTTTTCTGTTACTTGGGAATTGGTACCGGGAAGAGGGTCTACAGAGCCAGCCCAAGATCAAGTTATTGAAACGGCTAAATTGGCTGTTGATGATCCTAGGATAAACGCATTTACAATTACCGAGAACCCCAGTGGGAAACCTGCAATATTACCTTATCCACTGGCAAAACAAATACTTGATGAAACTGGTGGAGAGACGCTTATTCACTTTACCTGTAAAGATAAAAACCGAAATGAAATTGAAAGTCAGCTTCATGCCATGAATAGATCCGGGCTCAAAAACTTGCTGATAATGACAGGTGATTATACCACCGAAGGATATGCAGGAAGACCGAAGCCTGTTTTCGACATAGATGCGGTTCATACTTTAAAAATGATAAAAAAAATGAATCAAGGATACGAAATACCTGTTAGAAAGGGTACAAAGAAGCTAAATGAAACGGATTATTTTACCGGAGCGGTAGTGTCACCCTTTAAATCCACTGAACCTGAGCAGATGGCCCAATATTATAAAATGCACCAAAAGGTGGATAACGGTGCAAGCTACCTTATTACCCAGCTTGGTTATGATGCAAGGAAATTTGACGAGCTGAGAAGATATGCCGACAGATATGAATTGGGCGTGCCCCTTATAGGAAATATTTTTGTACTGTCGTTGCCGGTAGCGAAAATGATGAACAAGAACTTGATACCAGGATGTGTAGTTACCGATAAAATGATAAGGGACATGGAAGATGAAAAGGGCAAGTATCCTGACAACAAGAAAAGACAGCTTTTAAGGGCTGCCAAGCTCTACGCAGTATTGAAAGGACTTAAGTATGATGGCGCAACCATTGCAGGGCATGGCATGAGCTATGATGATCTTTGCTGGATCTTGGATAAAGGGGAAGAGCTCCTGCTTGATTGGCAGGAAATAGCTAAAGAATTCGACTATCCTATGGATAACGGCTTTTACTATTTCGAGAAAGATCCTGCTACAGGGTTGAATACAGATGTTCCGGTGGATAGGTCGAAAACCGGACACAAAAGGAATTCATTGTTCGATAGGATGTTTGGGTTGGTTCATAAACTCGTTTTCAAGGAGAGCGCGCTCTTTTATCCCATGGTCAAGTTCTTTGCAAAAAAAATTGATAAAAACTTTTTGAACAAGCCGTTTACATGGTTTGAGTACTATACTAAAACTTTTACAAATGAATGCAGGTTTTGCGGAGATTGTGTAATGCACGAGATAGGGTTTCAATGTCCAATGTCAAAGTGTCCCAAAAGTCAGCGAAACGGTGCCTGCGGTGGTGGCAGGGATGGTTGGTGCGAGGTTTATCCCGGAAAACAAAAGTGTATTTACGTAGTGATGTACGAAAAGCTTAAGGCCCACGAAAAGGAATATACCATGAAGCTAAGATATGCTCCTCCGTGCAACTGGGATCTTTACAAGACTTCTTCATGGCTTAATTTCTTTAATGAGAGGGATTACAACTACAGAAAAGACGAATGA
- a CDS encoding GerMN domain-containing protein: MMQVMKKISVFMLLAILFTALSGCTAIEPDPTPDPAVSEELAGLLPQEEGYEWSYSGFAEYGHMMVLDSITEMEGKRTYLISGEVSDPSGGEAQHDFSISISYIVDEDSLVQVKTEEAMLDSKFDQLTLIKTPLAAGTSWQEQATDNEGNQATITGKITEVSEEDNKKILTVRYEEENSEYWEERIIKEGAGIQSFERLMELGEEPFTVGYYIFDPSIDPGTDPDPEPETFEYNLNLYFPLPDGSGVRQEKRVVSMTDLGVARRAMNELIDGPQSQSLGRAVPKDTRLLGIRIESGICYVDFSSELRDNHWGGTSGESLTIAAIVNTLTDFPSIDEVQILIEGQTGASIAGHIELSEPIGRIEDMIE, translated from the coding sequence ATGATGCAGGTAATGAAAAAAATCTCTGTTTTTATGTTGCTCGCGATACTGTTTACGGCTTTATCAGGCTGTACAGCAATAGAACCAGATCCTACCCCGGATCCTGCCGTTTCAGAAGAACTGGCAGGGCTATTGCCGCAAGAGGAAGGTTATGAATGGTCCTATAGCGGTTTTGCAGAATACGGTCATATGATGGTACTCGATTCTATTACAGAAATGGAAGGCAAGCGCACTTACCTAATATCCGGTGAGGTGTCAGATCCTTCCGGCGGCGAAGCACAGCATGATTTTTCTATTTCAATTTCATATATAGTGGATGAAGACAGTTTAGTGCAGGTTAAAACGGAAGAAGCTATGCTGGATTCCAAATTTGATCAATTGACATTGATTAAAACACCATTAGCAGCAGGGACATCATGGCAGGAGCAGGCAACTGATAACGAAGGCAATCAAGCCACAATTACCGGGAAGATAACGGAAGTCAGTGAGGAAGATAATAAAAAGATTTTAACAGTACGCTATGAAGAAGAAAACAGCGAATACTGGGAGGAACGAATAATAAAAGAGGGAGCTGGGATTCAATCCTTTGAGCGTCTTATGGAGCTGGGCGAAGAGCCATTTACTGTTGGATACTATATCTTTGATCCATCTATAGATCCAGGGACAGATCCAGATCCTGAACCGGAAACCTTCGAGTACAACTTAAATCTCTATTTTCCACTTCCTGATGGAAGTGGTGTTCGCCAGGAAAAACGTGTTGTATCGATGACTGATTTGGGTGTTGCCAGAAGAGCCATGAATGAGCTGATTGACGGGCCCCAATCCCAATCTCTAGGTCGTGCAGTACCCAAGGACACGAGGCTCCTTGGCATCCGGATTGAATCTGGAATTTGCTATGTGGATTTTTCTAGTGAATTGAGGGATAATCACTGGGGAGGAACCAGCGGTGAATCATTGACGATTGCAGCAATCGTTAACACATTAACCGATTTCCCGAGCATCGATGAGGTACAAATATTAATTGAAGGCCAGACAGGCGCATCGATAGCAGGTCATATCGAGTTGAGCGAACCGATAGGCCGAATCGAAGATATGATTGAGTAA
- a CDS encoding zinc dependent phospholipase C family protein encodes MKLKSHISIANTVADLLEAQMDIKIDRDSMELGAVYPDMHFIRRLKIHNLNQVYTNYYAQSNNFINKTNKLSLSFSLGMLSHYICDTFCIAHNKKMRSYKDFKGHVAYELQLSKAIEDHRVDVGIEEKIRLNSDKVLGFDLESFLTETKDEYLKMSEETEDPLQCNLDIEYSIMVNVIVMMGFIYELQEAQCPVIETIAI; translated from the coding sequence TTGAAGCTAAAGTCGCACATCAGTATTGCCAATACAGTGGCAGATCTGTTGGAAGCTCAAATGGACATCAAGATTGACAGAGATTCTATGGAGTTGGGCGCAGTATATCCGGACATGCATTTCATAAGAAGACTTAAAATACATAATTTAAATCAGGTTTATACAAATTATTATGCACAATCAAACAACTTTATAAACAAGACAAACAAGCTTAGCTTATCATTTTCTTTGGGCATGTTGTCCCATTATATATGTGATACGTTTTGCATAGCCCACAACAAGAAAATGAGATCATACAAAGATTTTAAAGGTCATGTAGCGTATGAGCTACAGCTTTCGAAAGCTATTGAAGACCACCGGGTGGATGTTGGAATCGAAGAAAAAATCAGACTTAACTCTGACAAGGTGTTGGGATTTGACTTAGAATCTTTCTTGACTGAGACAAAAGATGAATATCTGAAAATGTCTGAGGAGACAGAAGACCCTCTGCAATGCAACTTAGATATAGAGTATTCAATAATGGTCAACGTTATAGTAATGATGGGTTTTATTTATGAACTTCAGGAAGCACAGTGTCCTGTCATCGAGACCATAGCTATATAA
- the proB gene encoding glutamate 5-kinase: MVRKAVKDAKRIVIKIGTTSITYPSGNINLRKMEGLARIISDLQNSGKEVVLVSSGAIGAGMDRMGFMQKPQELKEKQATAAVGQAILMQLYQKFFGEYNQSIAQILLTADVFGSKIKRTNTFNTFDTLFKFGVVPIVNENDAISTEEIQEECFGDNDTLSAMVAVLVNADLLMILSDVEGLYDCNPVKNPDAKLITYVEKMTEDLVSVAETTDSKVGTGGMITKLLASKITSRKGIHTILAGSKDLNKIYDILEGKEVGTFIK; this comes from the coding sequence ATGGTGAGAAAAGCGGTAAAGGATGCAAAAAGAATAGTAATAAAAATTGGGACCACCTCCATAACATATCCATCGGGCAATATTAATTTAAGGAAAATGGAGGGCCTAGCCAGAATCATATCGGATCTGCAAAACAGCGGCAAGGAAGTCGTGCTTGTTTCCTCCGGTGCGATTGGTGCGGGCATGGACAGGATGGGGTTTATGCAAAAGCCTCAAGAACTAAAGGAAAAGCAGGCAACTGCTGCAGTGGGGCAGGCTATACTCATGCAGCTTTACCAAAAGTTTTTTGGTGAATACAATCAATCTATAGCTCAAATCCTATTGACTGCAGATGTATTTGGATCAAAAATCAAAAGGACTAACACCTTCAACACCTTCGATACCCTTTTTAAATTTGGGGTTGTTCCGATAGTCAACGAAAATGATGCCATTTCTACCGAGGAAATCCAAGAGGAATGCTTTGGAGACAATGACACATTGTCGGCGATGGTAGCTGTACTGGTTAATGCAGATCTGCTTATGATTCTTTCTGATGTTGAGGGATTATATGATTGCAATCCCGTTAAAAATCCTGACGCAAAGCTCATAACCTATGTTGAAAAGATGACTGAAGATTTGGTTTCAGTGGCTGAGACTACTGACAGCAAGGTGGGTACCGGAGGAATGATTACTAAGCTCTTGGCCTCCAAGATAACCTCTAGAAAGGGAATTCATACGATCTTGGCAGGATCAAAGGATCTAAATAAGATTTATGATATTTTGGAAGGGAAAGAAGTAGGCACTTTCATAAAATGA
- a CDS encoding SulP family inorganic anion transporter: protein MIKHFVKKNNGRLTHLAKQFGKNKVMIKNDILAGLTVALALIPESVAFAFVAGVSPILSLQTAVMIGFVAAIFTGRPGMISSSTAAISVVFASLIAQHGLEYLFATVVLMGLIQITIGLLKLGKFARIIPYSVMLGFLNGLSIVMFLAQWAQFKVDQVVVVNGAETIEKVWMPPTDMAIMLFFVAVTMAIIHFVPKFTKAVPSSLVAIIVMTIVAVLLGRSGYHLRNVQDFAGMRLQGGLPQFYIPQVAIGIETLKIIFPYAVIGALVGLTEAVLTLRVIDEMTDTRGRTNKECVAQGIANTINGFFGGMGGDAMIGQSIINVKSGGRTRLSSIVAPVALLIFIMFGSSLVNVIPLAALVGVMFMVVVGTFEWQSLKYGNKIPKQDFTVIAVVTVVTIFADLATAVIIGVVLSALVFAWEKGKVIYVNVEIDDNGAKTYKINGSIFFGSVLSFKELFDVRNDPEDVIIDFKYAKVMDHSAIEAINAIAEKYKSLEKKLTLIRLSEDCKKLFKNAETIVCVNIDDTHSGVSKYQYV, encoded by the coding sequence ATGATTAAACATTTTGTAAAGAAAAATAATGGCAGGTTAACCCACTTGGCAAAGCAGTTTGGGAAAAACAAAGTAATGATCAAAAATGATATTTTGGCGGGATTAACAGTAGCCCTGGCTCTGATTCCCGAATCGGTAGCATTTGCGTTTGTAGCAGGTGTAAGTCCTATTCTTAGTTTGCAAACAGCTGTCATGATAGGGTTTGTGGCGGCAATATTTACAGGGAGACCAGGGATGATCAGCTCGTCAACGGCTGCTATTTCAGTTGTGTTTGCATCATTGATCGCACAGCATGGTTTAGAATATCTTTTTGCGACAGTTGTGCTTATGGGGCTTATTCAAATAACCATTGGATTGCTTAAGCTAGGGAAATTTGCAAGGATCATACCTTATTCAGTAATGCTCGGTTTTCTAAACGGCTTATCCATCGTTATGTTCTTAGCTCAATGGGCGCAGTTTAAGGTAGATCAAGTTGTCGTGGTAAATGGCGCTGAAACGATAGAGAAGGTGTGGATGCCACCGACAGATATGGCAATTATGTTGTTCTTTGTGGCAGTAACAATGGCAATTATTCATTTTGTTCCTAAATTCACCAAGGCTGTGCCTTCAAGCTTAGTTGCAATTATCGTGATGACAATTGTTGCAGTCCTGTTAGGCAGAAGCGGCTATCATTTAAGAAATGTACAAGACTTTGCGGGAATGAGGCTGCAAGGGGGATTGCCCCAATTTTATATTCCCCAGGTGGCGATCGGTATAGAAACGCTAAAAATCATTTTTCCATATGCTGTAATCGGGGCATTGGTAGGATTAACAGAAGCAGTATTGACTCTGAGAGTTATTGATGAAATGACAGATACAAGAGGTAGAACCAACAAAGAGTGTGTGGCTCAAGGGATTGCCAATACTATAAATGGTTTCTTTGGTGGCATGGGGGGAGACGCTATGATAGGGCAGTCCATAATAAATGTTAAATCAGGCGGCAGAACCAGATTATCATCAATCGTGGCACCGGTAGCATTACTAATATTCATTATGTTTGGATCAAGCTTAGTTAATGTGATTCCACTGGCTGCTCTGGTGGGAGTTATGTTCATGGTAGTAGTGGGTACCTTTGAGTGGCAAAGTCTGAAGTATGGCAATAAAATACCTAAGCAAGATTTTACAGTAATAGCTGTAGTGACCGTAGTGACGATCTTTGCAGATTTAGCAACAGCAGTGATTATAGGAGTGGTGTTATCAGCATTGGTTTTTGCTTGGGAAAAAGGCAAAGTCATTTATGTTAATGTAGAAATAGATGACAATGGGGCGAAAACATATAAAATCAATGGATCAATATTTTTTGGATCTGTGTTGAGCTTTAAGGAATTATTTGATGTTAGGAATGACCCGGAGGATGTCATCATTGATTTTAAATATGCTAAAGTAATGGATCATTCAGCAATTGAAGCTATTAATGCCATAGCAGAAAAATATAAAAGTCTAGAAAAGAAGCTAACTTTAATCCGTCTGAGCGAAGATTGTAAAAAACTTTTTAAAAACGCTGAAACCATTGTCTGTGTAAATATTGATGATACTCATAGCGGTGTTTCTAAGTACCAATACGTATAG
- the rlmD gene encoding 23S rRNA (uracil(1939)-C(5))-methyltransferase RlmD, with product MVKKGEIIELKIEDLKFPNRGQSILEDKKIIVHNTLPGQEVRIRIKKKRKSKIEGTLLEVITPAPNQIEAPCPEFGSCGGCTYQNLAYADQLKLKESFVKEILSDFNIEEAFEGVLPSPQEFSYRNKMEFSFGDSYKEGPLMLGLHKRGSMYDIIDASECMLVDKDFNKILKAVLEFSRFNEYDYYHKRSHEGFLRHLVVRKGIKTNELLIELVTSSQNTLNEIGFLEALENADVDATIKGIIHTQNDSLSDVVQEDTSKVLYGQDYIYDEINGLKFKVTPRSFFQTNTLGAEVLYDVVVDYAGSSSAKHIFDLYCGTGTITQILAKNHDFVTGIEIVADAVAAANENARLNGIDNAQFICGDVMEEVSKLEDKPDVIILDPPRDGIHVKAIDKIIAFNPESFVYVSCKPTSLARDLPRFLEAGYAIKRVCCVDMFPNTPHVETVVLVSRVTKKA from the coding sequence ATGGTAAAAAAAGGTGAAATAATTGAACTTAAAATAGAGGATTTGAAATTCCCAAATAGGGGCCAAAGCATCCTTGAAGATAAAAAAATAATCGTCCACAACACTCTTCCCGGCCAAGAGGTCCGAATCCGTATAAAAAAGAAGAGAAAAAGCAAAATTGAAGGCACTTTGCTAGAGGTCATAACTCCTGCTCCAAATCAAATCGAGGCTCCTTGCCCTGAATTTGGAAGCTGTGGTGGATGCACTTATCAAAATCTGGCATATGCTGATCAGTTGAAACTCAAAGAAAGCTTCGTAAAAGAGATTTTATCAGATTTTAATATCGAAGAAGCTTTTGAAGGAGTATTGCCCTCGCCTCAAGAATTTAGTTATCGAAACAAGATGGAATTTTCTTTTGGCGACAGCTACAAGGAAGGTCCCCTAATGCTTGGTCTCCATAAAAGGGGTAGCATGTACGACATCATCGATGCCTCCGAATGTATGCTGGTTGACAAGGACTTTAACAAAATCCTTAAAGCTGTTCTAGAATTTTCTCGATTCAACGAATACGACTATTATCACAAAAGATCTCATGAAGGTTTCCTTCGCCATCTGGTTGTAAGAAAAGGCATAAAGACCAACGAGCTATTGATTGAGCTTGTAACGAGCTCTCAAAACACTCTAAATGAAATCGGGTTTTTAGAAGCATTAGAAAACGCAGATGTGGATGCAACCATAAAAGGAATAATTCATACGCAAAACGACTCCCTTTCCGATGTAGTTCAGGAGGATACCAGCAAGGTCCTATATGGACAAGATTACATATACGATGAAATCAACGGGCTCAAGTTTAAAGTAACTCCACGCTCATTTTTCCAAACCAATACTCTTGGGGCCGAGGTGCTATACGACGTGGTAGTAGATTATGCTGGTTCAAGTTCAGCCAAGCATATATTCGACCTTTACTGTGGAACAGGCACCATAACCCAGATACTGGCTAAAAATCATGATTTCGTAACCGGCATAGAGATAGTAGCTGACGCGGTGGCAGCAGCCAATGAAAACGCTAGATTAAATGGCATTGACAATGCACAATTTATTTGCGGTGATGTAATGGAGGAAGTTTCTAAGCTCGAAGATAAGCCCGATGTCATAATTCTAGATCCTCCAAGAGACGGCATACATGTTAAAGCTATTGATAAAATAATTGCATTCAATCCTGAATCATTTGTCTACGTATCCTGCAAGCCAACCTCCCTCGCCCGTGACCTCCCTAGATTTTTAGAAGCCGGTTACGCTATAAAGCGCGTTTGCTGTGTCGATATGTTCCCAAATACCCCCCACGTTGAGACGGTAGTATTGGTATCAAGAGTGACGAAAAAGGCTTGA
- a CDS encoding ABC transporter ATP-binding protein has product MIRKFSKFYIPHMKLFVADFSSAFFMSVIDLIFPMLVAIIIDDIIPNKNLNMMYMTAGVMLFLYLIRAVLNYIVNYWGHVLGVRIETDMRKDLFNHVQKLSFGYFDKNKTGHIMSRLVNDLFDIAEFAHHGPEDVFITIITIAGSFTIMFIANWQLALIIFALVPIMLYFTIIKNKQMRKVFAEMRIKIADINAQIEDSISGVRVVQSFGNEWYEQKKFDIGNHDYRRTKEESYKIMGEFISGVNLMANLLYLSVIFFGGLFIYYDQITVGVLIQYLLYVGIFIEPIKRIANFVETFQKAASGFYRFDEIMMIEPDIVDKKNAVKIGKLSGELEFRNVGFSYNDKDLVLKGIDLKINPGETVAFVGPSGAGKTTLCSLIPRFYEVDEGEVIVDGKDIRDIKLRDLRDNIGIVQQDVFLFSGTIRENIMYGNTNATKEEVINAAKLANAHDFIMQLPNGYDTYTGERGVMLSGGQKQRISIARIFLKNPPILILDEATSSLDNENEKIIQQSFDRLSKSRTTLVIAHRLATIRSADKIVVLTEAGIEEEGHHEYLYSKNGMYKKLYDAQQLT; this is encoded by the coding sequence ATGATAAGAAAATTTTCAAAATTTTATATCCCTCACATGAAACTTTTTGTTGCGGATTTCTCCAGCGCTTTTTTCATGTCTGTTATCGACTTGATATTTCCAATGTTGGTAGCGATAATTATTGATGATATAATACCAAATAAAAATCTTAATATGATGTACATGACAGCAGGTGTAATGCTGTTTTTATATTTGATACGAGCGGTTCTAAATTACATAGTAAACTATTGGGGACATGTCCTTGGGGTAAGAATCGAAACAGATATGAGAAAAGATCTATTCAATCACGTTCAGAAGCTGTCATTTGGATATTTTGACAAGAACAAAACCGGTCATATCATGTCCAGGCTGGTAAACGATCTTTTTGATATAGCCGAATTTGCACATCACGGTCCCGAAGATGTTTTTATTACGATAATTACTATAGCTGGATCCTTTACGATCATGTTTATTGCCAATTGGCAGCTTGCGTTGATAATATTTGCCTTGGTTCCGATAATGCTTTATTTCACAATAATCAAGAACAAGCAGATGCGCAAGGTTTTTGCCGAAATGAGAATAAAGATCGCAGATATTAACGCACAGATCGAAGACAGCATATCAGGAGTCAGAGTGGTGCAATCTTTTGGAAACGAATGGTATGAACAAAAAAAGTTTGATATCGGAAATCATGATTACCGAAGGACAAAGGAAGAGTCATATAAGATCATGGGAGAGTTTATATCCGGGGTAAATCTTATGGCGAACCTATTATACCTCTCCGTTATTTTTTTCGGCGGTCTGTTTATCTACTACGATCAAATAACTGTTGGAGTGTTGATACAGTATCTGCTGTATGTCGGGATATTCATAGAGCCGATTAAGAGAATAGCAAATTTTGTTGAAACATTTCAAAAGGCTGCTTCAGGGTTTTACAGGTTTGACGAGATAATGATGATTGAACCGGATATAGTAGACAAAAAGAACGCGGTAAAAATAGGCAAGCTCTCCGGTGAATTGGAATTTAGAAATGTAGGATTTAGCTACAATGACAAAGACCTAGTGCTAAAAGGAATAGACTTAAAGATAAATCCCGGGGAGACGGTGGCCTTCGTTGGTCCCTCCGGAGCCGGAAAAACTACCTTATGCAGCTTGATACCAAGGTTTTATGAAGTAGATGAAGGCGAGGTTATAGTCGATGGGAAAGACATAAGGGACATCAAATTGAGAGACTTAAGAGACAACATAGGCATCGTACAGCAAGATGTATTTTTATTTTCAGGAACTATCAGGGAAAATATCATGTACGGAAATACTAATGCTACAAAGGAAGAAGTGATTAATGCGGCCAAGCTTGCAAACGCTCACGATTTCATAATGCAGTTGCCAAACGGGTATGATACTTATACCGGGGAAAGGGGAGTTATGCTCTCCGGCGGACAGAAGCAAAGGATAAGCATTGCAAGGATATTTCTTAAGAATCCCCCAATATTGATATTGGATGAGGCGACATCAAGCCTTGACAATGAAAATGAGAAAATCATCCAGCAGTCTTTTGACCGATTGTCAAAAAGCAGAACGACCCTTGTCATCGCACACAGGTTAGCGACTATAAGGAGCGCAGACAAGATAGTTGTACTGACTGAAGCGGGGATTGAAGAAGAAGGACATCACGAATATCTCTATTCCAAAAACGGAATGTATAAAAAACTCTATGATGCTCAACAGCTGACATAG
- a CDS encoding transaldolase family protein: MLYLLDTADVDAIEKIMDCYPIAGVTTNPTIIAKRGKNVIETIKEIRNLIGDEKMLHVQTLGETAEEMVREANILRDAVKGDFYAKIPVNEQGLKTMQLLKKDGFNITATAIFTQQQALIASVAGADFVAPYVNRLDNISSSGIKVVEDIVQLIKTYGLNTKVLAASFKNVEQVHQVSLSGAHSVTINPDICGNLIYHPLTQESIIDFILDGYTYYNL, translated from the coding sequence ATGTTGTATTTATTGGATACCGCCGATGTGGATGCTATAGAAAAGATAATGGATTGCTATCCTATAGCCGGTGTAACTACAAATCCTACTATTATTGCTAAAAGAGGAAAAAACGTAATTGAGACCATCAAGGAAATCAGAAATCTAATTGGGGACGAAAAAATGCTTCACGTTCAGACCTTGGGGGAAACAGCCGAGGAAATGGTGAGAGAAGCAAATATATTAAGAGATGCTGTAAAAGGCGATTTCTATGCTAAAATTCCGGTTAATGAGCAGGGTCTTAAAACCATGCAGCTGCTTAAAAAAGACGGATTCAATATAACGGCAACTGCAATATTCACTCAGCAGCAAGCTCTTATAGCGAGCGTGGCTGGTGCTGACTTCGTAGCTCCTTATGTAAATAGACTTGACAACATATCTTCAAGTGGAATCAAGGTCGTTGAAGACATAGTTCAGCTAATTAAAACTTACGGATTAAACACAAAAGTGTTGGCAGCCAGTTTTAAAAACGTGGAGCAAGTCCACCAGGTAAGTCTTTCCGGAGCACATTCAGTAACTATTAATCCGGATATCTGCGGTAATTTGATCTACCATCCTTTGACACAAGAAAGCATCATCGACTTCATACTTGACGGATACACTTATTATAATCTGTAA
- a CDS encoding questin oxidase family protein gives MSLSQLINMNGREQSPYMAALVNHLPMGQIALYKLTGDLSKVASYTEYYNCHFKVDSVSTSYAPVSSIEECLGKKERYEACLDLMNKKLEDLGMDHMIKTILNTYPLGVSSGLFHATIRLAYATEGVSYDEKLLEEVSRALAYYVTAYREVTPFYRKISKELVHENMNQLFNNPEVSKILVNNKTLGQTIKALYQNPEYLDTGFLIDGDEENKAQGLLDLCLPAFNHTKSIVVLHCITGLHALLVLKNYFKDFGKALDIYTAAVITHLLTVDGIAFFKPDPKPISLSWPELIAKGSASKAVHTIKFTYSCHELYALQSREDLKQSLINQINS, from the coding sequence ATGTCACTTAGTCAACTAATTAATATGAACGGAAGAGAGCAGTCTCCTTATATGGCAGCGCTTGTTAACCACCTGCCAATGGGGCAAATAGCTCTTTACAAATTAACCGGAGATTTAAGCAAGGTTGCATCCTACACCGAATATTACAATTGTCACTTTAAAGTCGATTCCGTATCCACCAGCTATGCACCGGTTTCTTCCATAGAAGAGTGCCTCGGAAAAAAAGAGCGATATGAAGCTTGCTTAGACTTAATGAATAAAAAACTTGAAGATCTAGGTATGGACCATATGATCAAAACAATCTTAAATACTTACCCTTTAGGAGTTTCTTCCGGTCTTTTTCATGCGACAATTCGACTCGCCTATGCTACTGAAGGGGTCTCTTATGATGAAAAACTTCTAGAGGAAGTATCCAGAGCTCTAGCTTATTATGTAACGGCCTATAGGGAAGTCACCCCTTTTTATCGCAAGATTTCAAAGGAGCTAGTCCATGAAAATATGAATCAATTGTTCAATAATCCTGAAGTGAGCAAAATCCTTGTAAATAACAAAACTTTAGGCCAAACCATCAAAGCCCTTTATCAAAATCCAGAGTACCTGGATACAGGGTTCTTAATCGATGGAGATGAAGAAAACAAAGCACAAGGATTGTTAGATTTATGTCTTCCTGCATTTAATCATACAAAAAGTATCGTGGTCCTTCACTGCATAACCGGACTCCATGCTTTGCTGGTACTTAAAAATTATTTTAAGGATTTCGGTAAAGCCCTCGATATTTATACCGCTGCAGTAATCACCCATTTGCTTACTGTAGACGGCATAGCATTCTTCAAACCAGATCCTAAACCAATTTCACTTTCATGGCCAGAATTAATTGCAAAGGGTTCCGCTTCTAAGGCTGTTCATACTATTAAGTTTACTTATTCATGTCACGAATTATATGCCCTACAGTCAAGAGAAGATCTAAAACAATCTTTAATCAATCAAATCAATTCCTAA